ACATAGTTTAAAAAGATTCATCTAAACATGAAAAATTCAACCATCTAGTAACTATTATTCAAGTATTTTCATTGTGACTATTTCTTGTTAAATCATACTCATGTGTTTTGATAGTaggtaattaaaaaagttcaATTTCTCCCCTTGCTAGTATGATGCATTTAACCAAGCCATAACTCTCTTATAGCATAACAAtgtccttttctctttttacaaTTAGAAATTGGTTAATCCAACTAAGACCTAATTTGTTTCACTACCAAAACAAGTAGgctcaaaatttaaatttatagccTTATTCAAACTACAAAAAGGACTACCATTTGACCATCCAATTTCATCAACTTTTAAGATATAATCTACTATAATGGTTCGTAAtatataattccttatttGGGACAAGAATGCTTCTGAGTAAACAAACCTTCAAGACAAAAACTTCTCAAGATATCAAAACAAAGATTTCCTACAATCTAATGAATCAATGAGTTGAAATTCCCaagtaaattttaaagaaacaaatatatcaaaatctAAAGACTCTAAGCATTACAAATCAAAGGGACGAAGAAAAGTAGTGATAAGGCATTCAAAGAGACAAAATAAAGTAGTGATGAGGCATTCAAGTATGAATAACATCTTggacaataattaaaaactagggattttaaaagacaattaataAGCTAAAAGTAGAAAAGTATAAGCCTTGCAACAAAATTAGGATTTCATTAAGCCTGGAAGACCCTATTGGTTTATAGtatcataaataattgttggacaaattttcatatatatatgtggGCTAAAAGTAGTGGATTCCAATTACTTTATCAACTTGGAGTTAATTCTACTAATTAAACTAGTTAATAGCCTATTGATGTGTGCATGTATGGGCTAAAAGTAGTGAATTTCAATTAGTTTATCAACTTGAAGTTAATTCTACTACTCAAACTAGATAATAGCTTATTAATTGGATgaagtaagaaaaataaggaaagagAAATTGAATAAAAGCTTGAGTTTTAGAACCTTGACAGTTAGTGGGAAATATTAGGCACATGGTGATAGCTTGTATGTGCCTTATCATGCATTACATTCTCACACATTCATCTTATGCCCAAATTTTTGAATTACTAAAACAAAACTAATCTATGTCACTAGCTTATAAATTGTATCACACACCTCTTAAGGATTTGTAGTCTATAATActtatttaatattcaatGGAATCATCAATTGTGCAACATATTGTACTTATTTTGGGGTAGCATAGATATATGGGTGACAAAatatgatagcattaagaattgGACTAAGGTCTAATTTAGAAAATGTTAAAGAGCCAAAATGCTTAGCAATTTTGTAAGTTctagattattttaaatgatgGTGGACCAATAAGAGCTCGAGGAAATTATAAAGCagagaatttaatttagaacATATTCTAGCATTACAAATAGTTCATAAATGCAATAAACATACCCTCACAGAACAAGATAACAATACTAAATGAGAGTTGTATCACTTCTACCTTCTACCATAAGAAATTACCTTCCCGACATTGTCAAGTATTAATGTATGTTAGCAGCTAAAGCATAATTAAAACTTTAGTTATATTTCACTATTCTACTGCCACAATGTTATTGCAGTTTCAACTTTATCAAATACAAGGTATAGATGATACTTTTCCATGCCTACATGACACTCTGAACAAGTATATTTGGTAAGCTTATAAATAAATGCAATATCAATTTTGTTTCTCCTAGGATTGTAATACCGCTAGAACATACCTTATTCCATCCCACAAAGGCACATAACATGGTAAAGTCATTTAAGCTAAAACTAACTTCCACAAAACATTATCTTCAAAAACACACAATAACTAAGGACATATTCCAACACTATGGATGCCAAATCATCAAGACTATGACAAGATATCCTCATTAAACAAGATAATAATACTGAACGAGATTTGTAGTACTTCTACCTAGTACCACAAAATGTAACCACTCAATATTGCCAAATACTCATATACATTGGTAACACATTTTACTCATCCATTATATCATATGCAGGCAACTAATGGGAGAAGAACTTTCTGGGCTAAGTGCCAAAGATCtacaaaatttagaaaatcaaCTAGAGATGAGTCTGAAAGGTGTTCGAATGAAAAAGGTATAGAATCCTTACTAGTAAATTAGTACTTTATTCTATGTGAGTAAATGTCTTTTTTCATATGCAAGTGTGTTACAcaaattattctttaaatattttatttttattttgcaggACCAGATTTTAACTGATGAAATCAGGGAACTAAACATAAAGGTTCTCTTTAATATTAACTTCATATTTCATGTCAGGAAATCTTCATTTTAAAGTTCTTTTTATCAACCTCATTGCAGGGAAATCTCACTTATGAAGAAAACCTAAAACTGCATAAGAAAGTAGAGCTCATCTATCAAGAAAATGTTGAATTACGCAAGAAGGTATTCATTTATATTGTATAAGTATCAATGTATAGATAATATTCATCTCTTGTTCAACTCTAAACTTAATGTCTTTTCTACACACGGGATCCTACATACAACAATTTTATAAAGGGTGACGTCTAGAGGATTCAACACCTAACCTGAAACCTAAAGCCTATTGAAAACACACTTGATCAATAAGCAGTAAACCAGTAGAATCTTCCTTGAAACTTGATAAAGTGAACATCATAGTCCAGCTAGAAGCTTAAGAAAAAGTTTTTGATCCTAGGTAAATGAAGAAAGGGATGTGAGAGAAGCAAATAAAAGCTCTCACCCACCATACACTTTAAGCAATGGGTACGATATACATGCTCCAATTCATCTTCAGTTGAGCCAACCACAACCTCATAGCAATCAAGCACCACCAAAACCAATGAAACTGGGGTAAGTTCTCTTTACCACTATTGAAAAGTTATATGCTCtagcaattaattaatttgtctcttactttttttttctttcaacagATTACAACTGCAATAACAAAGCAGTAAATGGCTATAAACAGATAGCAGTCATCATCCTAGTAACTTGCCCTATTATCAATGTTTTATGTTAAGAGATCTTGTACATCAACTATCAGAAGTATCTTCCAGAAAGAGAAACACATTGGGTCTAGTAAGGTACATTCCATAGAATAGATTTTAGAACTGTTGTAAATTTATTGACAAGACCTCCTATCAACAAGGATTAGCAATAATGGGAAACTTTAATTTGGTTAAGAACTTATTGTCATCAACAAAAGCTTGTTTGAATTAtggtatttatatatatttatcaataatttattaatgctTAAGCATATACTCATTTTCCTTAATGAAAagttcttataaaaaaataaaaataatgaataaataaataaatctaataaaagtttcaaaaatcaatatttaaaatcaatcaCACCAGAATGGATGGTACAAAGTACTCCGATACTAAAGCTAGCAGAGAATGATGAAGAGAGCCAATAGGGCACAAAAAACCATCTGGAGAGTTCTCACCGTTTCTTGCATACCTATTTTTACTGGGTATCCAATTCTAATGGTGGAGGATCTAGTTACTCAAATGGGTAAGCTAGACTATTCATgttgtaaatatataattttaagcaACATAGTAAGACATAACAATACCTAGCAAATAGTTTATCTAAACATGATAGTTCCAAGATAGAGAGCATGTACAATAACAATCTCTATTTTCatgtaaacaaataaaaaggtatagtaaatcaaattgttaatttttatatatattagaaattcCATAATcaaactgaaaagaaaaaaatatcaatttttcatGTTGTAAGAATGACATTTTGTTTGTATGGAAGTAAATGAAACATGCACATAAAAAAGACAATACAAAAACAACATATACTTATAGAAGCATACGTGGTTATATACTATGGCAGCAAAAAGAATAAGTTtatgaagaacaaaaagaGTAACTTATAAAGTTTTTCAAGATATCCATACCTAATTCCCTTTAGCTAGGTACAATGAATTATACCAAAAATGCTTTCCTTCTACATATGTTGTAGATAGATATCTGAGACTTGTACACCCCTTCAAGATTCTATTAAGAGCAAGGAAGagcatatataaaatattgtaCTTGTCTATGTTAAGAAGTCCATATCAACGATAAACAAAGGATTAAACATATTCCTTATACTACCTTGAAGATTCTTCTATTACCTGCATTTTACTATCATTGCTCATAATAAGAACTACCAGCTAAATTTGTTTGTTGTGGATATGATTTTGaaacaagaaataaacaaatgatTTTCATGAATCTAGCAGCTTATCACTAGCATATTCAACTATTTGAAGGCAGAGTAGATAAAAAGTAGGCTTAATACATTTGTGGCCCTCTGAACTTGGCATGATTAGTTATTTTACCCTTTATTCTTCCATAGAAACCATTTAACCACTTGAACTTGCCTAAACTATAACTTATAAGcacatttttactttattggCAAGATcgaaaagatataaaaaaattatttatttatgtagaatttttttaaaaagataattctttattatgttttaattacatttaatttaaataaataaaagggaaactagcttaaatttaaaattgaaaagtttttaatattgaaaaagtattttttaaaatcttaatttatttatttagtttaaataagATCAAAATGTAATTGTGTTATATTAAGCTTGGGTTATTCTATCttattttgttacttttaagtttgaaagaatgtaaatgaaaaaaaatttaagagaaGGGAAGAGAATGATGATTCACTTATACACATAAGCAAGAATAAGTGGATTATATGTccaataaagtaaaaaagtgTTAATGAGCTATAATTTTGGTAAGTTGAAGTggctaaataatttttatgaaaggATAAGGGGCAAAATGACTAATCCTATCATATTCAACGAGCTGCAAATACATTAAGCCAAAGAGTAACATCCAACACAAGTAGACATTCAAGTCTCAagcaattcttaataaaaatatatataattgattaatatattataaccAACAATATAGTCTCCAATTTCCAAATAAATGAGGATAGTACTAAAATGGAGAAAGTGAGAAACAGACAAATAAATTTCACTAccaatgaaaaataatagcaGTTAGCCAATATGCATAAATCAATGCCATGCAAAATATCATTAGATGAAACAATTATTATCATAGCAAAATCAAACTGCTGGATAAAGTCATTAAACAACTAGCAGCAATAAAATCTATCAAAAAGATCAAATATTAAGAGAGACAGACAGACATAGAGACTTGTCGTAAACCATAAGGCTAAATTTACAGTTATTCAAACCACACAATTATTGGCGAGCATAAGATCATAATCGGATAGAAACATGAGTCAAATTACAacttgtaaataaaatttgttagATTACGTAAGAAATTAATGATCCAATACTTAATATCCAATTACTTGTCAAATTCTTATGTAAGTTCTTCAcgatttaaattctaaaaaatttagaaaaataatagaatgaaACCAATAGTTTCTAATAATTTAGCCATCAGTTTTCAGTTTTCACTCATAGTTGAATAAGTCACACCCTAGATTAATACCTCTAAAATCAAGTATTAAAGTTGGCtttaagaacataaaacacaaCATAGTATCTGATTCACAAGACATTACAGTTATATTTAGTATAAAGTAATGAAATGTAATATAATCAATCAtgtaatttaatgaaaattgtAATGTAATGTAATAATCATTCTTGGTTATGGTAAAAAGATATATGTGATGtgatacgaaccaaactagcacaatgaatcctactccaacaaggagtcttgatgatgcaaatcctactagttCAAGGAATTCCAATCCAATGTATTATCAAAAGGAGGTTTGCTATGAGCAACAAAGGAACAACCTGTTTCACATAAGATGTCATGTACAAGATAAGACATTCCCACGTCATTATTAATAGTGGTAATTTACAAACATTGCGAGCACTTTAATGGTAGAAAAATTGAGATTAAATCTCATTCCACATCCAAAACCTTATAAGTTATTATGGTTAAGCAATTATGGTGAGACAAAAGTGAATAAATAGGTTATTATGGCTTTCACTATTGGAAGGTATTCAGATGAAGTGttggggttttcatgttaatgtgttggggTTCCGCAATTCAAAAGAGATTCTCAAGCTTATTTGTGGAGGTTCCAATGTAATGTAAtcacaatttttatttttatttataatttatattataataattggtgtaaaaataaaatattaaaataaatcatttaaaaataatataaaacttttttttaaaaagcatCATCCACCGAAATCCAGACGTCAAAATGTGATCATCGGTCACTAGAATTCAGTCATTGATCGCTAGAATTTGATCGATGGTCACTTGAATTCAGTCATCGGTCATCGAAATTTAATCATCGATTGCCGGAATCTGGTTCCCGGTCACCGAATAATGATGGTTGATGGTGGTTAAAGGTGTTTAAATTATatggataaaaaataaaaaaataaaataaatataaatatatttaaaaagtaatcaTAATTACACAAATTTTTAGTGTATTAAGCATTAcatcaaaataagaataatgaattatattaaatatttgtcattatattacactaaaaaaattatgaccaaataaaataatgaagcATGTAATGTAATGGTGATTCTATTTCATGTTTTATTACATCCTACCAAATATAGTCTAAGAAGATTAAAAAGATACTTTCTCTAACATAACAAATAATATCTCGTCATACTCCAACCCGctaaaaagataaagtttCTTATTATTTGTGATTTGGGAACAAGGATGTGGTGgctattttcttttggtttttggTCGCCTCAAGGTCATGTTCCTATAGAAGCCATGGCACAAGATAGAGAAATAAATTGTAACGCATGAAACTTCCCATATTGCAGCCGCAAAGGGTCAGGTCCTTGCCAACCCAACCCATAAAGGGGGCCAAAATCTATTATGTCCATAAGGTAACATAATACtaagttttatttgatttcATGCTATGATATGGGCGGTTTAACAAgcattaattaaacaaatttcCTATACAGATGTGCGTATCACATTTTAGCAATTATAGAGTTTATATGAGTTTTCAGAATATGGTTTTCCAGTCCAAGCTAGTGCCATTTTGATTTAACAATTAATCACCACTCATAGTTGTTTTAGATGACTAGTAGACCCGTACAAATTTTGGGTTGGACCGAGTTCGCATCGAACTTGAAATATTTAGATCTAGGCCCGAATCTAGTTCGACTAtgtagatttaaaattttgaccAAACTCGGcctatcataaaaaaaaaaaaaaaaatagataagtTCTGGGTTAAACTTAACTTGTTGGGTGaatctcaaaaaataatatttttaaaatcgtCTAAAAAATAATCGGACTTTTCGAATTTGGACTTAAACGGAcctaaagtaaaaaaatacgTGTCCAAGtctatttcatatttttaaaattcttgcCTAACTAGAATTTCTTCATAGATGGGTGGTTAGATGTAGCTTGTTGATGATCAAATTGATATAAGAATTGATAGCAAAAACTAGTAGACTATCTACTCAATACCCATACTAgggaaataaacaaaagaaatcccTATGATTTGGTGGTTTCTCACTTTGAGATATGATTTCTAAGTTTATTAGCATATTATCGTGTATCACCCTTTATATTATAACACTTATATACtaacaatatttatataatcctttaagtaaaaataataaaaaaaatgaaatgtcAAATGTCATACATACACCACATTTTTTGACGTATCAGAATATACAGAAATAACCTCAACCCCTCAAAGTGGAGAAAAGCTAAATCACACAGTATGTTTTTAAACTTGTAGCTATGTAATTCATAAAGGAATACTTGCTTTATCGTCTTAGAATCTAGTTGAAAATGGGTGCAAAAGGACTTTCATCAACGTCCAATGGGAAACATGATTTCAGAAAACTCCAGCCCTGGAGTTTGGTCTGAATGATCAAAGCAAATGCATTGTTCATGACCATCAATCATTATGGAGACGTCATCGTTCGTCCTTCCATTTGCTTCTTCTCGAGCCCTGTCTTCTTCCATATCAGCAGCATTCTGCTGCTGCAGTGCAAGCTCCAAATTGCATAGCACATCTCCCATGGATGGCCTTTCACTTCCCCTTTCTGCTAAACACTTCCTTGCTATGTCAGTGAACGTCTTGAAGCATTCAGAAGCAATCTTCCCATTCAAATATGGGTCAATTATCTGATCGAGAGTTCCCATTTGGTAGCAGTGTAATGCCCACTCTGCCAAATTCACTTTCTCATAATACTCTTCCTCTTCAATATCCCTCATCGCCATCACAGCAGGCCTAGCACATAGACTCTCAAACAGAACCACTCCAAAAGAATACACATCTGACTTTGCTGTCAGCTTTTGACGTCGATAATATTCAGGATTAGGTAACCAAGAGTGCCCTTTACAATAGTTGAAACATGTGTGTTAGACTGTCTCAATGCACTTGTTGATAACCCAAAATCTGAAACCTTTGCTACCAATTTTTCATCTAATAGTATGTTGGTACTCTTGATATCACGGTGAATGATGGTATTCTTTGCTCCTGTGTGCAGGTAGTGCAGTCCTCTTGCTGCTCCAAGACAAATCTTAAGCCTTTGCTTCCAAGGTAGTGGAGGTTTATGGGCCTTGTACAGGTGATCTCTTAGTGTACCTTGAGCCATGTAATTGTAAACGAGTATCATTTCCTTGTCATTCATGGAGTAGCCAATTAAAGATACTACATGGCAGTGTCTGAGCTTTGAAAGCACTGTGATTTCAGTTTGAAACTCTTTTAGTCCTTGGTGTGAACTTGTATTGGCACGCTTTATAGCAACATTGGTGCTGCCACTGTCAATGGATCCTTTGTATACCATCCCGAATCCGCCTGTGCCAATGAGCAGAGTGTCTGAAAAATTGTCGGTTGCTGCCTTTATCTCAGCAATTGAGAAGGTACGACAACAGTCAGATGATTGCTCTTGCTTTAAAGTTTTTCTCAATAGCCCAGATTTCGAAACTAAGTAATGAAGCGAGCAGAGAAAAGATGTTGCAAAAAAGCTGAGACTGAGATAGCGGGCTGTCCTTGAAAGCATCAAAACACGGTGATCTTGAAAGTCTGAAAGATTCAGATGCGGGTGTATTCTTACACCAAAAGGATGTGGTCCTGCAAGATTGTGTGAAAGGTCTGACAACTTGAAAATCTCCAAACCATTTAAAATGGGTAGTGCTGTTGATTCTTTCTCACTTCTCAACGAAATTTGTATATACTTTATGCCTTCGGCACGTCTAGAAAGATTGACAATGTAGTCTCTGTAAGTGGGAATTCCAGCCCCATGGctccaataaaaaatatcgGCATGTTCTTCAGCAGTTTGATTATTGATATAAACATGAAAAACTCTTTGACCATCATGCTGAATTACACTTGAAATCTCACAGAAATGGAGTCTAACCAGGTAATAAAAGCCAGAATCAACAGGGAATGACCATGTAGCGCTGTAGTTACTTACAGACATATCTGGAATTGTTGTGGCAGAGGTGTAAACTTGAATTGGAGCTGCATACAGCTTCACTGAGCTTGCTTTAATTTCAACTTCTGATTCAATGGGACTTGTATTGCCTTCACCATTCAtgaaatcatcatcatcatctccaGTCCATACACGAAACATGCCATTATCTTCTGCTGGAGGGATAAAATTTCCTCCTATGTTGATCCTGTGCATCATCTCAAGGGCTACAGAGTTCTCCATAGAATAATAAGAAGATTGCCCGACAAGGGGAAGTGGAACATCTTCTTGGATGTAAAGCTTTGAAGACATCGAGACAATTTCAATCTTGTTGACAAAAGCATAAGCACCCAAAATCTTTGATGATGGGGTGAAAGTCATATTTAGTACCTGGTCTTCTAAGTTGATACAGAATTCTCTGACAACATATTCAGCTTCTGGATGGAACGTAGAGTATGTGGATGAAGAAGTAGTTAGAAGTGTATACTGACCAACATGGACAGAGAATAATGCCTTTGATATATTTAATCCTGAATAGGTGACTGGTTTGAAATAAAGTCGAACAAACTTGGGACCAACGGATACATAAAAAGGGTAAGTAACCTGTTTCTTAAAGATGCAAGCAGAAATTTTTGGTCTCTCACGTGTGTCAGGATCAATAGCATAAACCCTTGACACAGttgaaaaattgatattaagTTTATTGTTAGGATTTGAGCTGAAATCATAGGATTTTTCTGGGGAACAATCCATTGCGACATTATCTGAAGGGACGTAGTAGGGTAGCTCTTCGGCAGAGAAAGATACTATGCGATTgaagaacaagaaagaaagaaacatgaTTGCAGCAAGAAACGAATTATCATTTGTGTTTTCTCCCTTCATGGACCTTGTACAAAATACAAGATGGTGGACAATGATTACAGGATTGTAGGAATAGATCTGACAAGTAGAAAGGTGTTTGGAATTGCTGTGTATCTTGGAAGACTTGCTGCAATagggagaaaagaaagaagcaaagaaaatagttGACCTTCTGTATAgtagaaaagaataatattttgaagGCACAACCTTAAAGTGAAGATAAGGCTCAGTCTGACAAATTTGCCAAGATTAGTTTTGCAAAGCCTTGTCCTGGCACTTCCTTCTCACCTAGACTACGCTTACCAAGGCTGAAGACTTCAAAACATTGGGTCTTTGGACAGTATTCCAAACGAAAGTCAGTCAATGTGACTGATCCACAGAAAGCTATGGAGgatgataagttaagaatttTCAGAACATCTTAGACACGCTGTCTTTTTTCCGATGACTTGGACTATCAGATGGAAAATTGTGGCCTCTAGTAAATTACTTGTTCCATAGTGTTTCCTTTGAAAATCACATTACCACCCAAGAAATATGGTTTATAATTCCCTGAAGCAGAACATAGAATCTGAATGTTTGATGGCCTGTGTTGGCTGACCCTATATACTTTTTATGGCAAGGactagaaaaaaattatatgaaccTGAAAATACAAAGACCATTTATTAACTATCTATTTTCCTCTGTGCAatcttaatatttacaatGCAAAACCATATCTGCTGCATAATTGCACAAGAGGTATGGAGAAAAGTTTTCGGGGGTATTTGCAAGTTTACAACTCTATCATTCTTCTCCTGTAAAATGGATGTAGTAGCAATGAGTATATTATGGCATTGTTTTGCGGTACCTGTTCTCACATTAGCATTTCTTATGAAGCTAAAACAATAGCTTCAAATTAATTGTTAAAGTTTTGTGTGTCATCAACAGCCTAAGGTTCCTGCAAGCTACATGTACACATCTTTAGCAGCAATTTCATGGCAATCTCCTTTAATGCTTTGCAGTCATCAGCTTCAGATTCAACCTTTAGTGAAATCCAACTATGGTAAGAGCTAGAACTAAACTGCTGTCCTCTGATGTTGCCACCATTTCAATCAGGCTTTGGTTAGGTCTCTTTTAATGTCATGGTATTGGCATCTGTTGTAAGAAtgtcgtttctttttgttgtttcaTTCCTACTATTTGCATCTGAACGAGGTACCATCTAAAAATACAAGTCCCCGACAACCAAACATTTGTTAATTGTTAAAAACAGCCTGCTGCGAAGCATTGCGTTCAACTTTAAGATGGTTATTcgttaaataagtaaaaacgACGTATCGTTTTCCTCCAGACAACACGACGTTTTGTCAATGCCTGAACCAGGAGTGTCTATCATCAGAAAGTGTTATAAATAGTCTGCAGAAAACAGCACAGAGCACTACAGACAATCTTTCCTCCATCTCCTTCTCCACCTGCTACGTCATCGTTTTGATGGCTTTATCGCTGCCcagaaaatggaaaaacagCATCTTTTTCACTTCAACGTTAACTCCAAATCTTAAAGTTAATGGGTTTCGATCAAAATCAGCTTTAGAAGCAATAGCGAAAgcaagagaagaagaaaagatacAAACTTTAGTACTATACAATTACCCTTCTTTCTCTGGAGCTTTCTCTGCTCTATTTGCTCACCTTTTTCACTCTAATTTCAATCTCCCTCACCTCATCTTGCCTTTCTCTTCCGTTCATCCTTTCAGGTAGGCATCACTACCTTTTTTCACATTCTTGATCCTTTCTTAGGTACCCAGTTGGATTCTAACTCTAATATTTGAGTATGGGTTTGTTCAGTGTTCAAGATTTTTGCTTTGAAGGACTTGAAAGATGTTATCTTTTCGATTTTCTTGGTCCACCAGGATTTGCGTCTATGCTTTCAAAGAAAACAATGTGCCAGTAAGTTTAGTTTTATCATCAGCATTTTTGCTCTTTCTTGGTTGTTTTGTATTGAGAATGTTAATAGAGATATTAACTTTAGTTGTTTTACGGTTAACTTGTAGGGTACTAGGGTTTGATCATAGAAAATCTCTGCTTTCAAGAATTTCTTCTATAGAAGAGT
The nucleotide sequence above comes from Ricinus communis isolate WT05 ecotype wild-type chromosome 6, ASM1957865v1, whole genome shotgun sequence. Encoded proteins:
- the LOC8279200 gene encoding MADS-box transcription factor 23 isoform X2 — protein: MGRGKIVIRRIDNSTSRQVTFSKRRNGLLKKARELSILCDAEVGVIIFSSTSKLYDYASTSMNSVIERYNKLKEEQQQLMNPASEIKFWQREAASLRKELQYLQESHRQLMGEELSGLSAKDLQNLENQLEMSLKGVRMKKDQILTDEIRELNIKGNLTYEENLKLHKKVELIYQENVELRKKVNEERDVREANKSSHPPYTLSNGYDIHAPIHLQLSQPQPHSNQAPPKPMKLGLQLQ
- the LOC8279199 gene encoding LOW QUALITY PROTEIN: receptor-like protein kinase FERONIA (The sequence of the model RefSeq protein was modified relative to this genomic sequence to represent the inferred CDS: inserted 1 base in 1 codon) — translated: MKGENTNDNSFLAAIMFLSFLFFNRIVSFSAEELPYYVPSDNVAMDCSPEKSYDFSSNPNNKLNINFSTVSRVYAIDPDTRERPKISACIFKKQVTYPFYVSVGPKFVRLYFKPVTYSGLNISKALFSVHVGQYTLLTTSSSTYSTFHPEAEYVVREFCINLEDQVLNMTFTPSSKILGAYAFVNKIEIVSMSSKLYIQEDVPLPLVGQSSYYSMENSVALEMMHRINIGGNFIPPAEDNGMFRVWTGDDDDDFMNGEGNTSPIESEVEIKASSVKLYAAPIQVYTSATTIPDMSVSNYSATWSFPVDSGFYYLVRLHFCEISSVIQHDGQRVFHVYINNQTAEEHADIFYWSHGAGIPTYRDYIVNLSRRAEGIKYIQISLRSEKESTALPILNGLEIFKLSDLSHNLAGPHPFGVRIHPHLNLSDFQDHRVLMLSRTARYLSLSFFATSFLCSLHYLVSKSGLLRKTLKQEQSSDCCRTFSIAEIKAATDNFSDTLLIGTGGFGMVYKGSIDSGSTNVAIKRANTSSHQGLKEFQTEITVLSKLRHCHVVSLIGYSMNDKEMILVYNYMAQGTLRDHLYKAHKPPLPWKQRLKICLGAARGLHYLHTGAKNTIIHRDIKSTNILLDEKLVAKVSDFGLSTSALRQSNTHVSTIVKGTLGYXNPEYYRRQKLTAKSDVYSFGVVLFESLCARPAVMAMRDIEEEEYYEKVNLAEWALHCYQMGTLDQIIDPYLNGKIASECFKTFTDIARKCLAERGSERPSMGDVLCNLELALQQQNAADMEEDRAREEANGRTNDDVSIMIDGHEQCICFDHSDQTPGLEFSEIMFPIGR